One segment of Cyprinus carpio isolate SPL01 chromosome B20, ASM1834038v1, whole genome shotgun sequence DNA contains the following:
- the si:ch211-22i13.2 gene encoding pinin produces the protein MSAKVDTVERSESSTKSRSSSHSRGRDNRKRARSRSRSSSSSSSSSSSSSSSSSSSSSHSSSSNSSSHSNSSSSSSDPCKKRRKSSKKRKDNHGKKKGKKEKTHKRKKEKGHKEQDDSFGPVQISKYLKEKKKTGKFSMISGKKIKMKVKKSKKDKQRDKNRAELLEFLNSTF, from the exons ATG TCTGCCAAAGTGGACACTGTGGAGAGAAGTGAGTCAAGTACAAAAAGCAGAAGTAGTTCTCACAGCAGAG GAAGAGACAACCGGAAACGAGCAAGAAGCCGAAGCCgatcatcctcatcatcttccagttcttcatcttcctcctcctcctcctcctcctcctcttcttcacaTTCTTCATCCAGCAATTCATCATCACATAGCAACTCCAGCTCCAGTAGCTCAG ATCCTTGCAAAAAACGACGAAAATCTTCGAAGAAAAGGAAAGATAATCACGGCAAAAAG aaaggaaaaaaagagaaaacgcATAAGCGGAAGAAGGAAAAGGGACACAAAGAGCAGGACGACAGCTTTGGACCTGTTCAAATTTCAAAG TATCTTAAGGAAAAGAAGAAAACTGGCAAGTTCAGTATGATTTCAGGgaaaaagattaaaatgaaagtgaaaaaatcaAAGAAGGACAAGCAG
- the LOC109113317 gene encoding ammonium transporter Rh type A-like translates to MPLSALPPQATDSVKSERGRDKRENHPERKNSRTEKVLSMPAYATNMRLKFPILALILEAVTIVLYALLVVYDTGDAHGHDGTHEESNTTHSSGPMTLYPMFQDVHVMIFIGFGFLMTFLKRYGFSSVGINMLLAAFGLQWGLLLQNIWHMHDGKITVTIEKMINADFSTATVLISFGAVLGKTSPVQLLIMTLLEITTFCINEHLVVGLLEVSDVGASMTIHAFGAYFGLAVARVLYRPGLRNGHENEGSVYHSDLFAMIGTVYLWMFWPSFNSAIAEPGDAQLRAVINTYFSLAACALAAYATSSLVEKKGKLDMVHIQNATLAGGVAVGTCADMNIQPFGAMLIGITAGIISTVGFKFLTPILASKLGIQDTCGVHNLHGMPGILGGLAGIVAAALGKKDNVTATKQACGLASSLGFALVGGLITGLIMKIPFWGQPPDQNCFDDSVFWEVPEEEEENEERLTHGDYSKTKEEA, encoded by the exons ATGCCACTTTCTGCACTCCCCCCACAAGCCACAGACAGCGTGAAGAGTGAGAGAGGTAGAGACAAGAGGGAGAATCACCCAGAGAGGAAAAACAGCAGAACAGAGAAGGTGTTAAGCATGCCAGCATATGCCACCAACATGAGGCTCAAGTTCCCCATTCTGGCCTTAATCCTGGAAGCCGTGACCATCGTCCTGTACGCTTTGCTTGTGGTATATGACACCGGTGATGCTCACGGACATGATGGGACTCATGAAGAATCGAATACAACTCATTCAAGCGGCCCAATGACCCTTTATCCCA TGTTTCAGGATGTACACGTGATGATCTTCATTGGCTTCGGTTTCTTGATGACCTTCCTAAAGAGATATGGCTTCAGCAGTGTGGGCATCAACATGTTGCTGGCTGCCTTTGGCTTGCAGTGGGGTCTTCTCCTCCAGAACATCTGGCATATGCATGACGGAAAAATAACAGTCACCATTGAAAA AATGATTAATGCTGACTTCAGTACAGCAACTGTTCTGATCTCATTTGGAGCGGTTCTGGGAAAAACTAGCCCTGTCCAGCTTCTCATCATGACCCTGCTAGAGATCACTACCTTCTGCATCAATGAGCATTTGGTTGTGGGACTCCTTGAG GTTTCTGATGTTGGTGCCTCTATGACTATCCATGCTTTTGGGGCTTACTTTGGATTAGCTGTCGCCCGTGTTCTTTATCGCCCTGGTCTCCGGAACGGCCATGAGAACGAAGGCTCAGTCTATCACTCAGACTTGTTTGCAATGATCG GCACAGTCTACCTGTGGATGTTCTGGCCCAGCTTTAATTCTGCTATTGCTGAACCTGGTGATGCTCAGCTAAGAGCTGTCATCAACACCTATTTCTCTCTGGCTGCTTGTGCCCTCGCTGCCTACGCTACCTCCAGTCTGGTGGAGAAGAAGGGGAAACTTGACATG GTTCACATTCAGAACGCCACGCTGGCTGGAGGTGTCGCTGTGGGTACCTGCGCTGACATGAACATCCAGCCGTTTGGAGCAATGCTGATCGGAATCACTGCAGGCATTATCTCCACCGTTGGATTTAAGTTCCTCACT ccCATACTCGCCTCTAAACTTGGAATCCAAGACACCTGTGGCGTGCATAACCTCCACGGCATGCCAGGAATCCTAGGGGGCCTTGCTGGTATTGTTGCGGCAGCACTAGGAAAGAAAGACAA TGTAACTGCAACTAAACAAGCATGTGGTTTGGCATCATCTCTGGGATTTGCTTTGGTGGGTGGGTTGATCACAG GCCTGATTATGAAGATTCCATTCTGGGGGCAGCCACCTGATCAAAACTGCTTCGATGACTCAGTCTTCTGGGAG GtacctgaggaagaagaggaaaacGAAGAGCGTTTGACTCACGGCGATTATTCCAAGACCAAAGAGGAGGCTTGA